The Penaeus vannamei isolate JL-2024 chromosome 15, ASM4276789v1, whole genome shotgun sequence genomic interval gaggacaaggcagaggggagggttaggggaaggaagagaagagagggggagggaaagggagaagggagcagaggaaacggagagaggaagagggaggggggaggaggacgaccaGGGGAACGGGCCGGTGAGAAAGATGTCCAACGAAGGTGCGATGCTGTGACAACTCTCGGCGCCGAGGGATTGACTTCCGACAGACGCAGTTGTCCGACGCCCTTCCTGCGCCTCCttggggacaggggggggggggtactgaaaTCTTGAACatgcttttttttgtatattgtatttcgatctttttttttgcgttttagcCATTGTATattctattttgattttttttttttgacgtttcatCCGTTGTATTTTCTattctgaaatatattttttttttacatttcatccagttaatttattttgattttttttacatttcatccATAATCAAATTACCATTATGTTTTTATGGTTCGAGTTCTCCAATCTATTCATATCCATTGTAACGTTATCGGATCTGCTTATATTATGCTAAATTCTTGTGTTATCGCTTATTCTCTACATCATGCTTTATTCTCggcctttattctcctctctaaTTTCCAAAGTATATTCTCCTCGCATCGGATATAGACGGATATACATCTTTCCTAATAATCCAATACAACCCTTGAGAAACGTCTCGGGGAATTAACCGCGGGATCTCACAGGAGGAGGAACGTGCAAGGTGTGAGGAagcgaaataatgagagagagaaacggaaagaggaacaaagagagaaactgaaagaggaacagagagagagaaaaaaggagagaagtgatgatgatagcaagcGAGGGAGGActcgaaagaaaggaggaaaggggaggaaaagggagtggagggagaaggaacatgCAAGGTGTGAGAAagtgaaataatgagagagaaacggaaagaggaacaaagagaggtaaaagggagagaaatgatgaTAGCAAGCGAGGGAGGActcgaaagaaaggaggaaaggggaagaaaaggaggagggaggaggaacgtgCAAGGTGTGAGAAagtgaaataatgagagagagaaacggaaagaggaacaaagagagagaaaaggagagaaatgatgaTAGCAAGCGAGCGAGGActcgaaagaagggaggaaaggggaaggaaaggaggaggagggaggaggaacgtgCAAGGTGTGAGGAagcgaaataatgagagagagaaacagaaagatgattaaggagagaaacaagagaaaaatgatgatgttagcaagcgaggaaagagggagaaaggggtggaaggagaaggaacatgCAAGGCGTGAGGAAgtgaaataatgaaagagagaaacggaaagaggaacaaagaggaaaaaaaggagagaaatgacgATGATATCAAGCGAGCGAAGACTCTAAAGAAacgtggaaaggggaaggaaaaagggggtggaggggagaaggagaaagggaaaaggaataagagaggagaggcaacCAGAACAGGTGGGCCTTGAGAGATTTTGGTGGAGCCTCCAATATCCTACTTTATTAAGCTGGTGttgggaaggtggaggtgaggggaagatggggggggagggggggcggagcggTGCCAGGATGAGGGGAATATGGGCGTggtaagagaaggaaggtgggggagatggtacgagaggaggggagggagatgttaggagaggaggggagagaggagggagtagggagagagaggagaaaggagggaaaggtggaagaaaagaggagggaggagagaagagagaagaaagagaagagaggaggggagggtaggagatggGAGAGGCAAGAGGTAGAAATTCATGGCGATGTTGTGGCTCGGCAGAGGGGTgagggcaagaggggagaggtgcaggcgagaggggaaagggaagtagatCGAGATGCAAGAACGACAACTGGAGGTGGCAGAAAGCGCAGAAAGGCGTGTGGAgacgagggagagtgggggagaggatggggatgagggggaaaggatggagacgagagagagtgagggagagagtgaagacgacggagagaggaagagaagatggagacgagaaatagtgggaggagagagtgaacacgacggagagaggaagagaagatggagacgaggaagagtgggaggagagagtgaagacgacgaagagaggaagagaagatggagacgagagagagtgaagacaagggagagtgggggagaggatggagatgagggggaaaagatggagaCGAGGGAGAATGGtgagagaagatggagatgagagggagagtggtgagaAAGAATGGAAACGAGGCAGAGTGGAAGAGAGTGTCCAGAGAACActcaaataacgaaagaaaaacggaagagaaaacacAGAAGAAATAAACCACcacatacaagaaaagaaaatcgcaagggaacggggaggggaagtgaggaagaagacgggaaggggaaagagaggagaaagagagacgaggggaaggaaagggaaagagaggaggaaaggagacgagaaaacggggaagggaaagagaggaggaagggagacgagaagacggggaagggaggcgaagggaaggaaagggaaatagaggaggaagggacgcgAGGGAACGGAGAAGGGAGACGTGGAGACGgataaggaagacgaagagacggggaagggagacgggaggaccgaggagggagacgggaggacaggaagggaaagagaggaggaatgatgTTTAACACGCGTGCTGGAGTGGATGATGTGATTGTTGGTAGGTCAAGGAACGCTCGATGGGGGAGCGGtgagggcggaagggagaagggggaggaatgggaggaggaggaggaggaggaggaggagcgaggaggaggagggaggaatgggaggaggaggagcgagaggaggaggaggaggaggaggaggaggaggagtgggaggaggagtagtgggaggaggaggaggagcgggagggagaggggggaggaaggggggggagggaggaggaggaggaggaggaggaggaggaggaggaggaggaggaggaggggagaggaggaggaggaggagggagggagggaggaggaggaggaggagtgggaggaggaggaggaggagtgggaggagggaggaggtggcgggagtgggaggaggaggaggaggagtggaggaggaggaggaggagtgggaggagggtaggtcaaggaggagtgggaagaaggaggaggaggaagggaggagggggaggagtgggaggaaggaggaggaggaggaggagaaggaggagtggaaggaggagggaggaggaggaggaggaggagaaggaggggggaagggggcgaggaggaggaggaaggaaggggggggaagggggcgaggaggaggaggaggagggggggggaagggggcgaggaggaggaggaggaggaggaggggaaggggggcgaagagaaggaggaggaggaggattaatgagagaagaggaaatagtaagatcaggatgaagaggagagaaagaaggaagagggggagggggaaaagagagggaaatgaaaaggagaagaatatcaatataaagagagagagaggtggtaaggAAACAAAGAGGAGGCTAATGAGAGAGAcggtaatgaaagagagaagataaggagagcAAGAAGAGCAGTGTACAAAACGTGGAAAATGGACGCAAATAAATTCTCCTCCGTTCCTGACGAGTGGGACGACCCGACGCATTAATGGTTTACATAGATAATACTTGTCGATGCCTTCAGGGGCATTTGCAGACTGAATGTCGGGCCTCAGCATAACATTCCACGCATAGCCAGGGCCGACGTCATGCGGCGCTTCAGCATAggctacttatctacttatcacCAAATTCAGAATGGAAAACAAACCGTCAATGGGCAGGACGGCTGAAGAAGAGTCCTCAATGGAAAACAAAAGACACATATGATAAGACACATACTAAACAGTTACAAACAACGGGTGATAAACTGGCACACTCCAGTTACACGAAACTTACAATCGTAAGTCTTGACGATACACGTAAATGTCcttgtgtacatacattcacatatttaaGAATGTACGTAAATGTctttgtgtacatacattcacatatttaagaatgtacataaatacgtacattatGTAATACACGCACACTTTATTTACAGTTGGCCTGGGCCCTCCCTAAAGCACAGCCTTTTGCAAATCACCTCAACTTGTGCAGAACTTGTGTTCAAGTTAATAGCGGAGTTTAACGGAAAACACATTTACTGTGCGAATTTATGAACAACCGTGAAATACACGTTGAACATGAAGTAAAAAAATGACATCAAATAATGAAGGATGATGATATATACTTGAAAAAATGTAATGGTAGAATATTCTGTTATAATTATTGAATAATCaacttataaatgataatggtatgtaatcattaatttcttttctaATAATGTTCAGAGCACTTTCATGATCCGTATGTCCTGGTATATCACTCATTTCTCCGTCATTTCCCATCACACGCATCTCTCCTCACACCTCACATCCTTTGCCTTGCCTCATGCCTGTCCTCTCTGGCCTCGCTTCACACCTCTTGCCTTGCCTCATGCCTGTCCTCTCTGGCCTCGCCTCACACCTCCTGCCTTGCCTCATGCATGTCCTCTCTGGCCTCGCCTCATACCTTGCCTTGCCTCACGCCTGTCCTCTCTGGCCTCGCCTCACACCTTGCCTTGCCTCATGCCTGTCCTCTCTGGCCTCGCCTCACACCTTCCTTGCCTCATGCCTGTCCTCGCCTCACACCTTGCCTTGCCTCATGCCTGTCCTCTCTGGCCTCGCCTCACACCTTGCCTTGCCTTGTCTCATGCCTGTCCTCTCTGGCCTCGCCTCACACCTTGCCTTGCCTCATGCCTGTCCTCTCTAGCCTCGCCTCACACCTTCCTTGCCTCATGCCTGTCCTCTCTGGCCTCGCCTCACACCTTGCCTTGCCTCACGCCTGTCCTCTCTGGCCTCGCCTCACACCTTGCCTTGCCTCATGCCTGTCCTCTCTGGCCTCGCCTCACACCTTGCCTTGCCTCACGCCTGTCCTCTCTGGCCTCGCCTCACACCTTGCCTCGCCTCATGCCTGTCCTCTCTGGCCTTGCCTCACACCTCTTGCCTTGCCTCATGCCTGTCCTCTCTGGCCTCGCCTCACACCTCTTGCCTTGCCTCATGCCTGTCCTCTCTGGCCTCGTCTCACACCTTGCCTTGCCTCATGCCTGTCCTCTCTGGCCTTGCCTCACACCTCTTGCCTTGCCTCATGCATGTCCTCTCTGGCCTCGCCTCACACCTTGCCTTGCCTCACGCCTGTCCTCTCTGGCCTCGCCTCACACCTTCCTTGCCTCATGCCTGTCCTCTCTGGCCTCGCCTCacaccttgccttgccttgcctcatGCCTGTCCTCTCTGGCCTCGCCTCACACCTTCCTTGCCTCATTCCTGTCCTCTCTGGCCTCGCCTCACACCTTGCCTTGCCTCATGCCAGTCCTCTCTGGCCTCGCCTCACATCTTCCTTGCCTCATGCCTGTCCTCTCTGGCCTCGCCTCACACCTCTTGCCTTGCCTCATGCCTGTCCTCTCTGGCCTCGCCTCACACCTCTTGCCTTGCCTCATGCCTGTCCTCTCTGGCCTCGCCTCACACCTTCCTTGCCTCATGCCTGCCCTCTCTGGCCTCATATCTCTTTCCTTGCCTCATGCCTGTCCTCTCTGGCCTCGCCTCACACCTCTTGCCTTGCCTCATGCCTGTCCTCTCTGGCCTCGCCTCACACCTCTTGCCTTGCCTCATGCCTGTCCTCTCTGGCCTCGCCTCACACCTCTTGCCTTGCCTCATGCCTGTCCCCTCTGGCCTCGTCTCACACCTTCCTTGCCTCATGCCTGTCCTCTCTGGCCTCGCCTCACACCTCTTGCCTTGCCTCATGCCTGTCCTCTCTGGCCTCGCCTCACACCTTGCCTTGCCTCACGCCTGTCCTCTCTGGCCTCGCCTCACACCTTGCCTCGCCTCATGCCTGTCCTCTCTGGCCTCGCCTCACACCTCTTGCCTTGCCTCATGCCTGTCCTCTCTGGCCTCGCCTCACACCTCTTGCCTTGCCTCATGCCCGTCCTCTCTGGCCTCGCCTCACACCTCTTGCCTTGCCTCATGCCTGTCCTCTCTGGCCTCGCCTCACACCTCTTGCCTTGCCTCATGCCTGTCCTCTCTGGCCTCGCCTCACACCTCTTGCCTTGCCTCATGCCTGTCCTCTCTGGCCTCGCCTCACACCTTCCTTGCCTCATGCCTGTCCTCTCTGGCCTCGCCTCACACCTTGCCTTGCCTCATGCCTGTCCTCTCTGGCCTCGCCTCACACCTCTTGCCTTACCTCATGCCTGTCCTCTCTGGCCTCGCCTCACACCTCTTGCCTTGCCTCATGCCTGTCCTCTCTGGCCTCGCCTCACATCTTGCCTTGTCTCATGCCTGTCCTCTCTGACCTCGCCTCACACCTCTTGCCTTGCCTCATGCCTGTCCTCTCTGGCCTCGCCTCACACCTTCCTTGCCTCATGCCTGTCCTCTCTGGCCTCGCCTCACACCTCTTGCCTTGCCTCATGCCTGTCCTCTCTGGCCTCGCCTCACACCTTGCCTTGCCTCACGCCTGTCCTCTCTGGCCTCGCCTCACACCTTGCCTTGCCTTGTCTCATGCCTGTCCTCTCTGGCCTCGCCTCACACCTCTTGCCTTGCCTCATGCCTGTCCTCTCTGGCCTCGTCTCACACCTTGCCTTGCCTTGTCTCATGCCTGTCCTCTCTGGCCTCGCCTCACACCTCTTGCCTTGCCTCATGCCTGTCCTCTCTGGCCTCGCCTCACACCTTGCCTTGCCTCATGCCTGTCCTCTCTGGCCTTGCCTCACACCTCTTGCCTTGCCTCATGCCTGTCCTCTCTGG includes:
- the LOC138864232 gene encoding octapeptide-repeat protein T2-like; translated protein: MRQGKRCEAREDRHEAREDRHEARKVCEARPERTGMRQGKRCEARPERTGMRQGRCETRPEGTGMRQGKRCEARPERTGMRQGKRCEARPERTGMRQGKRCEARPERTGMRQGKRYEAREGRHEARKRKERKRIEEEGEERDKRKEEKRQKEEEVRKGKGQEGREGARRRPRRRREAVQRRVRSVKTKAQVRCLSPSLLSCLMT